In Streptantibioticus cattleyicolor NRRL 8057 = DSM 46488, a genomic segment contains:
- a CDS encoding PP2C family protein-serine/threonine phosphatase, with translation MSLSLRFAAGSHKGMIREGNEDSGYAGPRLLAIADGMGGQAAGEVASSEVISTLVTLDDDIPGSDLLTSLGTAVQRANDQLRVMVEEDPQLEGMGTTLTALLWTGQRLGLVHVGDSRAYLLRDGALSQITQDHTWVQRLVDEGRITEEEAGTHPQRSLLMRALDGRGQVEPDLSIREVRPGDRYLVCSDGLSGVVSHQTLEETLAGYRTPYETVQELIQLALRGGGPDNITCIVADVYDTDGGDAYTGQLDENPVVVGAVAENQHALADQRHLQTPAGRAAELGRSVPAQGGAADGAFGPGPDGDLTMAGAPGAFGDLDGPTEGHAKPRRKRRWLRWTITGVLVVGVIGGGLYAGYRWTQTQYYVGTNGDHVAVYQGLSQNLLGLNLSKVHQDYPDIELKYLPTYQRDQVRGTIGVGGLPQAETKVQELGKQVTVCKTVETTRTRTTGAGHPATGGNGTGTRTGTGTGTGGKGTKPTTTPSPGPTLSADEQKLAQQCGSGQQ, from the coding sequence ATGAGTCTCTCCCTGCGCTTCGCCGCCGGATCGCACAAGGGCATGATCCGCGAGGGCAACGAGGACTCCGGCTACGCCGGGCCCCGGCTGCTCGCCATCGCCGACGGGATGGGCGGCCAGGCGGCCGGTGAGGTCGCCAGCTCCGAGGTGATCTCCACCCTCGTCACCCTCGACGACGACATCCCCGGCTCCGACCTCCTCACCTCCCTCGGCACCGCCGTGCAGCGCGCCAACGACCAGCTGCGGGTGATGGTCGAGGAGGACCCGCAGCTCGAAGGCATGGGCACCACGCTGACCGCGCTGCTGTGGACCGGGCAGCGCCTCGGCCTGGTGCACGTCGGCGACTCCCGCGCCTACCTGCTGCGCGACGGCGCCCTGTCGCAGATCACCCAGGACCACACCTGGGTGCAGCGGCTGGTGGACGAGGGCCGGATCACCGAGGAGGAGGCCGGCACCCACCCGCAACGCTCGTTGCTGATGCGCGCGCTCGACGGCCGCGGCCAGGTGGAGCCGGACCTGTCCATCCGCGAGGTGCGCCCCGGCGACCGCTACCTGGTCTGCTCGGACGGGCTGTCCGGGGTGGTCAGCCACCAGACGCTGGAGGAGACCCTCGCCGGTTACCGGACGCCCTACGAGACCGTGCAGGAGCTGATCCAGCTCGCGCTGCGCGGCGGCGGCCCGGACAACATCACCTGCATCGTGGCCGACGTCTACGACACCGACGGCGGCGACGCCTACACCGGGCAGCTCGACGAGAACCCGGTGGTGGTCGGCGCCGTCGCGGAGAACCAGCACGCCCTCGCCGACCAGCGGCACCTGCAGACCCCGGCCGGCCGCGCCGCCGAGCTGGGCCGCTCGGTGCCCGCGCAGGGCGGCGCGGCGGACGGCGCCTTCGGCCCGGGGCCGGACGGCGACCTGACCATGGCCGGGGCCCCGGGTGCCTTCGGCGACCTCGACGGTCCGACCGAGGGCCACGCCAAGCCGCGCCGCAAGCGCCGCTGGCTGCGCTGGACGATCACCGGTGTGCTGGTGGTCGGCGTGATCGGCGGCGGGCTCTACGCCGGCTACCGCTGGACGCAGACCCAGTACTACGTGGGCACCAACGGTGACCACGTCGCCGTCTACCAGGGGCTCAGCCAGAACCTGCTCGGCCTGAACCTCTCCAAGGTCCACCAGGACTACCCGGACATCGAACTCAAGTACCTGCCGACCTACCAGCGCGACCAGGTGCGCGGCACCATCGGCGTCGGCGGCCTGCCCCAGGCCGAGACGAAGGTGCAGGAACTCGGCAAGCAGGTCACCGTCTGCAAGACGGTGGAGACCACGCGGACCAGGACGACCGGCGCGGGCCACCCGGCGACCGGCGGCAACGGCACCGGCACCCGTACGGGCACCGGCACCGGCACCGGCGGCAAGGGCACCAAGCCCACCACCACCCCGTCGCCCGGCCCCACGCTCTCCGCCGACGAGCAGAAACTCGCCCAGCAGTGCGGCAGCGGCCAGCAATAG
- a CDS encoding DUF881 domain-containing protein, with translation MSDSAGGSVGRTARGALPKVLSAAVFAAAGLLFWASYDTAHGTNIRSDESLLRTSDLIRAKSHKNAQLEEELADLRTRADALAHAESGEGSGPRRRDDALAEAAGVRPVTGDALAVTLNDAPPGATARVPGVPQPQPNDLVIHQQDLQAVVNALWRGGARAVQVMDQRLISTSAVRCVGNTLILQGRVYSPPYTITAVGDPDALRHAVDQDPSITNYKQYVTAYGLGWKVDPLHHVTLPGYSGTVDLHYAQPLG, from the coding sequence ATGAGCGATTCCGCCGGTGGCAGCGTGGGCCGCACCGCCCGCGGCGCGTTGCCCAAGGTCCTCTCCGCCGCCGTCTTCGCCGCCGCCGGGCTGCTCTTCTGGGCCAGCTACGACACCGCGCACGGCACCAACATCCGCAGCGACGAATCCCTGCTGCGCACCTCCGACCTGATCCGCGCGAAAAGCCACAAGAACGCCCAGTTGGAAGAGGAACTGGCCGATCTGCGCACCCGCGCCGACGCCCTCGCCCACGCCGAGAGCGGCGAGGGCTCCGGCCCGCGGCGCCGCGACGACGCCCTCGCCGAGGCCGCCGGCGTCCGCCCGGTCACCGGCGACGCCCTCGCGGTCACCCTCAACGACGCGCCACCCGGCGCCACCGCCCGCGTCCCCGGCGTGCCGCAGCCGCAGCCCAACGACCTCGTCATCCACCAGCAGGACCTGCAAGCCGTGGTCAACGCGCTGTGGCGGGGCGGGGCGCGGGCCGTCCAGGTCATGGACCAGCGGCTGATCTCCACCAGCGCGGTGCGCTGCGTGGGCAACACGCTCATCCTCCAGGGCCGCGTCTACTCCCCGCCCTACACCATCACCGCGGTGGGCGACCCGGACGCGCTGCGCCACGCGGTCGACCAGGACCCGTCGATCACCAACTACAAGCAGTACGTCACCGCCTACGGCCTCGGCTGGAAAGTCGACCCGCTCCACCACGTGACTCTTCCCGGCTACTCCGGCACAGTGGATCTCCACTACGCACAGCCCCTGGGCTGA
- a CDS encoding class E sortase gives MTGRLILRTLSELCLTAGALTVLLVVHLLLWTGVRADRAMDHEVAALQDTWATAPPAATRAAATPAPAYRDGRPFAIMYIPRLGADWHKPVLEGTATGTLRRGLGHYAGTARLGATGNFAVAGHRRTYGDPFKDLPRLRPGDEVLLTDGVTWYTYVIDKPAYLTLPDDTGVIEPLPAPLDRSATPYSAPGRYLTLTTCDPEWGHSHRLIVWGHLDATRPVGEGMPTALPG, from the coding sequence GTGACCGGACGGCTGATCCTGCGGACGCTCAGCGAACTGTGCCTGACCGCCGGGGCGTTGACCGTGCTCCTCGTCGTCCACCTGCTGCTGTGGACCGGGGTGCGGGCCGACCGGGCGATGGACCACGAGGTCGCCGCGCTCCAGGACACCTGGGCCACCGCGCCCCCGGCGGCCACCCGGGCCGCCGCCACCCCCGCCCCCGCCTACCGGGACGGCCGGCCCTTCGCCATCATGTACATCCCCCGGCTCGGCGCCGACTGGCACAAGCCCGTCCTGGAGGGCACCGCCACCGGCACCCTGCGCCGCGGACTCGGCCACTACGCGGGCACCGCCCGGCTCGGCGCCACCGGCAACTTCGCGGTGGCCGGCCACCGCCGCACCTACGGCGACCCCTTCAAGGACCTGCCCCGACTGCGCCCGGGCGACGAGGTCCTGCTCACCGACGGCGTCACCTGGTACACCTACGTGATCGACAAGCCCGCCTACCTCACCCTGCCGGACGACACCGGGGTGATCGAGCCGTTGCCGGCCCCGCTGGACCGTTCGGCGACCCCGTACTCCGCGCCCGGCCGCTACCTCACCCTGACCACCTGCGACCCGGAATGGGGCCACAGCCACCGGCTGATCGTCTGGGGACACCTGGACGCCACCCGGCCCGTCGGCGAAGGGATGCCCACAGCTTTGCCCGGCTGA
- a CDS encoding aminodeoxychorismate/anthranilate synthase component II: MNARILVVDNYDSFVYNLVQYLYQLGAECEVLRNDEVTLEHAGDGFDGVLLSPGPGTPEEAGVCVEMVKHCAAGGIPLFGVCLGLQSIAVAHGAVVDRAPELLHGKTSLVAHEGAGVFAGLPSPCTATRYHSLAVERDTVAPELEITAWTDSGIVMGLRHRELPVEGVQFHPESVLTEGGHRMLANWLTVCGDPGAVERSAGLAPVVGKAGA, translated from the coding sequence ATGAACGCACGGATTCTGGTCGTCGACAACTACGACAGCTTCGTCTACAACCTCGTCCAGTACCTGTACCAACTGGGCGCCGAGTGCGAGGTGCTGCGCAACGACGAGGTGACCCTGGAGCACGCCGGGGACGGTTTCGACGGCGTACTGCTCTCCCCCGGACCGGGCACCCCCGAGGAGGCCGGGGTCTGCGTGGAGATGGTCAAGCACTGCGCGGCCGGCGGGATCCCGCTGTTCGGCGTCTGCCTGGGCCTGCAGTCCATCGCGGTGGCCCACGGCGCCGTGGTGGACCGCGCGCCCGAGCTGCTGCACGGCAAGACCTCCCTGGTCGCCCACGAGGGCGCGGGCGTCTTCGCCGGGCTCCCCTCGCCCTGCACCGCGACCCGCTACCACTCGCTGGCGGTCGAACGGGACACCGTGGCGCCGGAGCTGGAGATCACCGCCTGGACCGACTCCGGGATCGTGATGGGGCTGCGCCACCGCGAACTCCCGGTCGAGGGCGTGCAGTTCCACCCCGAGTCGGTGCTCACCGAGGGGGGCCACCGCATGCTCGCCAACTGGCTGACCGTGTGCGGGGACCCCGGGGCCGTCGAGCGGTCGGCCGGGCTGGCGCCCGTGGTCGGCAAGGCCGGGGCGTGA
- the pknB gene encoding Stk1 family PASTA domain-containing Ser/Thr kinase, whose amino-acid sequence MEEPRRLGGRYELGSVLGRGGMAEVYLAHDTRLGRTVAVKTLRADLARDPSFQARFRREAQSAASLNHPAIVAVYDTGEDYVDGVSIPYIVMEYVDGSTLRELLHSGRKLLPERSLEMTVGILQALEYSHRNGIVHRDIKPANVMLTRTGQVKVMDFGIARAMGDAGMTMTQTAAVIGTAQYLSPEQAKGETVDARSDLYSTGCLLYELLTVRPPFIGDSPVAVAYQHVREEPQPPSVFDPEVTPEMDAIVLKALTKDPDYRYQSADEMRADIEAYLDGQPVAAAAMGAAGYGYGGGYSDGAPTTALPPQDGGPKTSMLPPMGDEPGGYGYDERPDRRRGKKSNTSTILLVVAGVLVLIGAIFIGKSLFADNPNANRIKAPDLRGETLQDARSSVDNVGLKVTKGGDDYCDQDKGKICSQDPQSGTAMDKGQTITVVISKGAKPVEIPDESGKSFSDAQQDLQSKGFTNIARKDDSGNSGKSPGTVLSQDPSAGSSVAKDTKITLTVAAAPQQLTVPDVTNKPVSDAQAQLQGMGFQVQTKTQESTTVAPDTVISQSPGPNNQAPVNSTITLTVAKAPSGGGTVPGDILGHKLSDVQSELSSLSGVTVNVQGPQDENAVVVGSDPKPGSQVQPGQTITLQTLDNPMGGGGDQNNNGGKGKGHGGGGWGGIFGG is encoded by the coding sequence ATGGAAGAGCCGCGTCGCCTCGGCGGCCGGTACGAGCTGGGCTCGGTGCTCGGCCGCGGCGGCATGGCCGAGGTGTACCTCGCCCATGACACCCGCCTGGGGCGCACCGTCGCTGTGAAGACGCTGCGGGCCGATCTCGCCCGCGACCCGTCGTTCCAGGCCCGGTTCCGCCGGGAGGCCCAGTCGGCCGCCTCGCTCAACCATCCCGCGATCGTCGCGGTCTACGACACCGGCGAGGACTACGTCGACGGGGTGTCGATCCCGTACATCGTCATGGAGTACGTGGACGGCTCGACCCTGCGTGAGCTGCTGCACAGCGGTCGCAAGCTGCTGCCGGAGCGCTCGCTGGAGATGACCGTCGGGATCCTCCAGGCGCTGGAGTACTCGCACCGCAACGGCATCGTGCACCGCGACATCAAGCCGGCCAACGTCATGCTCACCCGCACCGGACAGGTGAAGGTGATGGACTTCGGCATCGCCCGCGCCATGGGCGACGCCGGGATGACCATGACGCAGACCGCGGCGGTGATCGGCACCGCCCAGTACCTCTCCCCGGAGCAGGCCAAGGGCGAGACCGTGGACGCCCGCAGCGACCTGTACTCCACCGGCTGCCTGCTGTACGAGCTGCTGACCGTGCGCCCGCCGTTCATCGGCGACTCGCCGGTCGCCGTGGCCTACCAGCACGTCCGCGAGGAACCGCAGCCGCCGAGCGTCTTCGACCCCGAGGTCACCCCCGAGATGGACGCCATCGTCCTCAAGGCGCTGACCAAGGACCCGGACTACCGCTACCAGTCGGCCGACGAGATGCGCGCGGACATCGAGGCGTACCTCGACGGGCAGCCGGTGGCCGCCGCCGCGATGGGCGCCGCCGGCTACGGCTACGGCGGCGGTTACAGCGACGGCGCCCCCACCACGGCGCTGCCGCCGCAGGACGGCGGGCCCAAGACGTCGATGCTGCCGCCGATGGGCGACGAGCCGGGCGGATACGGCTACGACGAGCGTCCGGACCGGCGCCGCGGCAAGAAGAGCAACACCTCGACGATCCTGCTGGTGGTCGCCGGGGTACTGGTGCTGATCGGCGCCATCTTCATCGGCAAGTCGCTCTTCGCCGACAACCCCAACGCCAACCGGATCAAGGCCCCCGACCTGCGCGGCGAGACCCTGCAGGACGCGCGCTCCTCGGTGGACAACGTGGGGCTGAAGGTCACCAAGGGCGGCGACGACTACTGCGACCAGGACAAGGGCAAGATCTGCTCGCAGGATCCGCAGTCGGGCACCGCGATGGACAAGGGCCAGACCATCACGGTGGTGATCTCCAAGGGCGCCAAGCCGGTGGAGATCCCGGACGAGAGCGGCAAGTCCTTCTCCGACGCCCAGCAGGACCTGCAGAGCAAGGGGTTCACCAACATCGCCCGCAAGGACGACTCGGGCAACTCCGGCAAGAGCCCGGGCACGGTGCTCAGCCAGGACCCGTCGGCCGGTTCCAGCGTGGCCAAGGACACCAAGATCACGCTGACCGTGGCCGCCGCGCCGCAGCAGCTCACCGTCCCGGACGTGACCAACAAGCCGGTCTCCGACGCCCAGGCGCAGCTCCAGGGCATGGGGTTCCAGGTGCAGACCAAGACCCAGGAGTCGACCACGGTCGCCCCGGACACCGTGATCAGCCAGAGCCCGGGCCCCAACAACCAGGCGCCGGTGAACTCCACGATCACCCTCACGGTCGCCAAGGCCCCCTCGGGCGGCGGCACGGTCCCCGGTGACATCCTCGGCCACAAGCTCTCCGACGTGCAGTCCGAGCTCTCCTCGCTGAGCGGGGTGACCGTCAACGTCCAGGGCCCGCAGGACGAGAACGCCGTGGTGGTGGGGAGCGACCCCAAGCCCGGCAGCCAGGTGCAGCCCGGCCAGACGATCACCCTGCAGACCCTGGACAACCCCATGGGCGGCGGCGGTGACCAGAACAACAACGGCGGCAAGGGCAAGGGCCACGGCGGTGGTGGCTGGGGCGGCATCTTCGGCGGCTGA
- a CDS encoding class E sortase, translated as MTTTEHDDDTGTHATAPHPAAGPHRARGRGPVATAFSVIGELMITLGVVLALFVAYSLWWTNVLADRQARREGDTVRRQWAAPSGPGALDTADGIGFLHVPAMGRNFEVLVKKGTSTDVLNQGVAGYYTDPVASAMPWDRTGNFTTAAHRDGHGAKFHNIDKVRKGDAVVFETRDTWYVYRVFAVLDQTSKYDVHVLDPVPRESGVRRPGRYITLTTCTPVFTSEYRYIVWGELVRTQKVDAHRTPPPELG; from the coding sequence GTGACGACCACCGAGCACGACGACGACACCGGGACCCACGCGACGGCCCCGCACCCGGCGGCCGGGCCGCACCGCGCACGGGGCCGCGGCCCGGTCGCCACCGCCTTCTCGGTCATCGGCGAACTGATGATCACCCTGGGCGTGGTCCTCGCCCTCTTCGTCGCCTACTCGCTGTGGTGGACCAACGTCCTGGCCGACCGCCAGGCGCGGCGCGAGGGCGACACGGTGCGCCGGCAGTGGGCGGCCCCCAGCGGCCCGGGCGCCCTGGACACCGCCGACGGCATCGGCTTCCTGCACGTCCCCGCGATGGGCCGGAACTTCGAGGTGCTGGTGAAGAAGGGCACCTCCACCGACGTCCTCAACCAGGGCGTGGCCGGCTACTACACCGACCCGGTCGCATCGGCGATGCCGTGGGACAGGACGGGCAACTTCACCACCGCCGCCCACCGGGACGGCCACGGCGCCAAGTTCCACAACATCGACAAGGTGCGCAAGGGCGACGCGGTCGTCTTCGAGACCCGCGACACCTGGTACGTCTACCGGGTCTTCGCCGTCCTCGACCAGACCTCCAAGTACGACGTGCACGTCCTGGACCCGGTGCCCAGGGAGTCCGGCGTCCGCCGCCCCGGCCGCTACATCACGCTGACCACCTGCACACCGGTCTTCACCTCCGAGTACCGCTACATCGTCTGGGGCGAGCTGGTGCGCACCCAGAAGGTGGACGCCCACCGCACCCCGCCGCCCGAGCTGGGCTGA
- a CDS encoding peptidoglycan D,D-transpeptidase FtsI family protein: MNKPLRRVAIFCGLLVFSLLLRDNWIQFVRADTLKNDPHNRRVQINEYAKPRGDIIVDGKAITGSTVTAGSDFKYKRTYTDGPMWAPVTGYASQSYGSTSLENLEDKVLTGDDDRLFFNRTVDMLTGRSKQGGDVVTTLNAKAQQAAFKGLGSRKGAVAAINPQTGAILALASTPSYDPGSFGDFSKSSGENWKKLNADPDQPTLDRALKETYPPGSTFKVVTAAAALENGLYGGIDEPTRSPLPYILPNTTTPLNNEGPLPCKNATLMVAMQVSCNTVFGKIGADLGKEKMLAQAKRFGFDQPVDTPVLAVPSVFPTRMDKPQTALSSIGQFDTAATPLQMAMVAAAVANDGKLMQPYMVDQLRAPNLNVIDQTQPKEFSQAVSPQTAQKLQQMMEAVVEKGTGTSAQIPGVTVGGKTGTAQHGLHNSALPYAWFISYARTGSGSPVAVAVVVEDGNANRDDISGGGLAAPIARDVMRAVLNK; this comes from the coding sequence GTGAACAAACCGCTGCGCCGCGTCGCGATCTTCTGCGGTCTGCTCGTCTTCTCCCTGCTGCTGCGGGACAACTGGATCCAGTTCGTCCGGGCCGACACGCTCAAGAACGACCCGCACAACCGCCGGGTCCAGATCAACGAGTACGCCAAGCCGCGCGGCGACATCATCGTGGACGGCAAGGCGATCACCGGCAGCACCGTCACCGCCGGCAGCGACTTCAAGTACAAGCGCACCTACACCGACGGCCCGATGTGGGCGCCGGTGACCGGCTACGCCTCCCAGTCCTACGGCTCCACCTCGCTGGAGAACCTGGAGGACAAGGTCCTCACCGGCGACGACGACCGGCTGTTCTTCAACCGGACGGTCGACATGCTCACCGGCCGGAGCAAGCAGGGCGGCGACGTGGTCACCACGCTCAACGCCAAGGCGCAGCAGGCGGCCTTCAAGGGGCTGGGCAGCCGCAAGGGCGCGGTCGCCGCGATCAACCCGCAGACCGGGGCCATCCTGGCGCTGGCCAGCACGCCCAGCTACGACCCGGGCTCCTTCGGCGACTTCTCCAAGAGCTCCGGGGAGAACTGGAAGAAGCTCAACGCCGACCCCGACCAGCCGACGCTGGACCGCGCGCTGAAGGAGACGTACCCGCCCGGCTCCACCTTCAAGGTGGTCACCGCGGCGGCGGCGCTGGAGAACGGGCTCTACGGCGGCATCGACGAGCCCACCCGCTCCCCGCTGCCGTACATCCTGCCGAACACCACCACGCCGCTGAACAACGAGGGCCCGCTGCCCTGCAAGAACGCCACCTTGATGGTGGCCATGCAGGTCTCCTGCAACACCGTGTTCGGCAAGATCGGCGCGGACCTCGGCAAGGAGAAGATGCTGGCCCAGGCCAAGAGGTTCGGCTTCGACCAGCCGGTCGACACCCCGGTGCTCGCGGTGCCCAGCGTCTTCCCCACCCGGATGGACAAGCCGCAGACCGCGCTGTCGTCCATCGGCCAGTTCGACACCGCGGCCACCCCGCTGCAGATGGCGATGGTGGCGGCGGCGGTGGCCAACGACGGCAAGCTGATGCAGCCGTACATGGTCGACCAGCTCCGGGCGCCCAACCTCAACGTGATCGACCAGACCCAGCCCAAGGAGTTCAGCCAGGCGGTCTCGCCGCAGACCGCGCAGAAGCTCCAGCAGATGATGGAGGCCGTGGTCGAGAAGGGCACCGGCACCAGCGCCCAGATCCCCGGGGTGACGGTGGGCGGCAAGACCGGCACCGCCCAGCACGGCCTGCACAACAGCGCGCTGCCGTACGCCTGGTTCATCTCCTACGCCAGGACCGGCAGCGGTTCGCCGGTGGCGGTGGCCGTGGTGGTGGAGGACGGCAACGCCAACCGCGACGACATCTCCGGCGGCGGTCTCGCCGCCCCGATCGCCAGGGATGTGATGAGGGCCGTACTCAACAAGTGA
- a CDS encoding FtsW/RodA/SpoVE family cell cycle protein, which produces MSSVSNTTTISSIGAPNRRNTELLLLLFAVAVPVLAYANVGLAKNGSVPSGMLGYGLGLGLLAGVGHLIVRKFAPYADPLMLPIATLLNGLGLVLIYRLDLEHSVTTKALGGPRAPGQLMWSALGIALFVAVLFFLKDHRILQRYTYISGLVALLLLVAPMFFPAVNGSKLWIVIPGLGSIQPGEFAKIILAVFFSGYLMVKRDALALASRRFMGLYLPRGRDLGPILVIWALSMGILVVETDLGSTLLYFGLFVLMLYVATERTSWVVFGLLLAVGGATAVGATSSHVMVRVHQWLDPFAGIDKTGATEAAQVAWSFGSGGVLGSGLGQGLSRLIGGIGVKSDYILATVGEELGLAGLMAILLLYGLLVERGIRTALAARDPFGKLLAIGLASAMALQVFVVAGGVTGLIPLTGMTMPFLAQGGSSVVANWALVAILLRISDTARRPAPAPASSPDAEPTQVVRL; this is translated from the coding sequence GTGAGCAGCGTCAGCAACACCACCACGATCTCGTCCATCGGCGCACCCAACCGGCGCAACACCGAGCTGTTGCTGCTGCTCTTCGCGGTCGCCGTGCCCGTGCTGGCCTACGCCAACGTCGGGCTGGCCAAGAACGGCTCGGTGCCCTCCGGGATGCTCGGGTACGGGCTCGGGCTCGGTCTGCTGGCCGGGGTCGGCCACCTGATAGTGCGCAAGTTCGCGCCCTACGCCGACCCGCTGATGCTGCCGATCGCCACCTTGCTCAACGGCCTCGGGCTGGTGCTGATCTACCGGCTGGACCTGGAGCACTCGGTCACCACCAAGGCGCTCGGCGGCCCCCGCGCGCCCGGTCAGCTGATGTGGTCGGCGCTGGGCATCGCGCTCTTCGTGGCGGTGCTCTTCTTCCTCAAGGACCACCGCATCCTCCAGCGCTACACCTACATCTCCGGCCTGGTGGCGCTGCTGCTGCTGGTGGCGCCGATGTTCTTCCCGGCGGTCAACGGCTCCAAGCTGTGGATCGTCATCCCCGGGCTGGGCTCGATCCAGCCGGGTGAGTTCGCCAAGATCATCCTGGCGGTCTTCTTCTCCGGCTACCTGATGGTCAAGCGGGACGCGCTGGCGCTGGCCAGCCGCCGCTTCATGGGGCTGTACCTGCCGCGCGGCCGGGACCTCGGCCCGATCCTGGTGATCTGGGCGCTCAGCATGGGCATCCTGGTGGTCGAGACCGACCTGGGCTCGACGCTGCTGTACTTCGGGCTCTTCGTGCTCATGCTCTACGTGGCCACCGAACGCACCAGCTGGGTCGTCTTCGGCCTGCTGCTCGCGGTCGGCGGGGCCACCGCGGTCGGCGCCACCTCCTCGCACGTGATGGTCCGCGTCCACCAGTGGCTCGACCCGTTCGCCGGCATCGACAAGACCGGGGCCACCGAGGCCGCCCAGGTGGCCTGGTCGTTCGGGTCCGGCGGGGTGCTCGGGTCGGGGCTGGGCCAGGGGCTCTCCCGGCTCATCGGCGGCATCGGCGTCAAGTCCGACTACATCCTCGCCACGGTCGGCGAGGAGCTGGGGCTGGCCGGGCTGATGGCCATCCTGCTGCTGTACGGCCTGCTGGTGGAGCGCGGCATCCGTACCGCGCTGGCCGCCCGCGACCCGTTCGGCAAGCTGCTGGCGATCGGGCTGGCCAGCGCGATGGCGTTGCAGGTCTTCGTGGTCGCCGGCGGCGTCACCGGGCTCATCCCGCTGACCGGTATGACCATGCCGTTCCTCGCCCAGGGCGGTTCCTCGGTGGTCGCCAACTGGGCGCTCGTCGCCATCCTGCTGCGGATCAGCGACACCGCCCGCCGTCCCGCCCCGGCGCCCGCCTCGTCCCCCGACGCCGAGCCGACCCAGGTGGTACGCCTGTGA
- a CDS encoding class E sortase, with translation MTGAGPEHAAGDGPAYQDDAAFAAAVDRLADPLNDPLPGADGAGSPWFRPPAEQRPAPPPPAASGYPTPYGAPAAPYAGVPRQVSAPAYEPYAPRSRPAPGVPSGTPPQPSAPRPRPRPAPAGRPPAPRIPSSPTATAELPVVDAGPVVTEAAVTGGRAARRKAAKRGGRRARPRRAAGPPAPDRPPASRLEARRAARAAKDPLGVVVSRVVGELFITLGALMLLFVAYQLWWTNVLAHEAANGAASTLQHEWAGEHGRSDARDPGAFSPGQGFAIIYIPKLDVKAPIAEGVDKHGVLDRGMVGHYSGALETAMPWDKSGNFALAGHRNTHGEPFRYINKLVPGDKVVVETSSTYYTYEVTSFLPQTSPSNIGVIKPVPAGSGFTRPGRYITLTTCTPEFTSTYRMIVWGKMVEARPRSQGKPDALVQ, from the coding sequence GTGACCGGGGCAGGCCCGGAGCACGCGGCGGGGGACGGCCCCGCGTACCAGGACGACGCCGCCTTCGCCGCGGCGGTGGACCGGCTCGCCGATCCGCTCAACGACCCGCTGCCGGGCGCGGACGGCGCCGGCTCGCCCTGGTTCCGTCCCCCCGCCGAGCAGCGGCCGGCACCGCCCCCGCCCGCCGCCTCCGGGTACCCGACGCCCTACGGCGCGCCCGCCGCGCCGTACGCCGGCGTGCCCCGGCAGGTGTCCGCGCCCGCGTACGAGCCGTACGCGCCCCGCTCGCGCCCGGCGCCCGGGGTGCCCTCCGGCACGCCCCCGCAGCCGTCCGCGCCACGCCCGCGCCCCCGTCCCGCGCCCGCGGGGCGTCCGCCCGCCCCCCGCATACCGTCCTCCCCCACGGCCACCGCCGAACTGCCCGTGGTCGACGCCGGGCCGGTCGTGACGGAGGCGGCGGTCACCGGCGGCCGGGCGGCCCGGCGCAAGGCCGCCAAGCGGGGCGGCAGACGCGCCCGCCCGCGAAGAGCCGCCGGCCCCCCGGCGCCGGACCGGCCGCCCGCCTCCCGGCTGGAGGCCCGCCGCGCCGCCCGGGCCGCCAAGGACCCGCTGGGCGTGGTGGTCAGCCGCGTGGTCGGTGAACTCTTCATTACCCTGGGCGCGTTGATGCTGCTCTTCGTCGCCTACCAGCTGTGGTGGACCAACGTGCTGGCCCACGAGGCCGCCAACGGCGCCGCCAGCACCCTCCAGCACGAATGGGCCGGCGAGCACGGCAGGAGTGACGCGCGGGACCCCGGCGCCTTCTCGCCCGGCCAGGGGTTCGCCATCATCTACATCCCCAAGCTCGACGTGAAGGCCCCGATCGCCGAGGGCGTGGACAAGCACGGCGTCCTGGACCGGGGCATGGTCGGCCACTACTCGGGCGCGCTGGAGACCGCCATGCCGTGGGACAAGTCCGGCAACTTCGCGCTCGCCGGCCACCGCAACACCCACGGCGAGCCCTTCCGTTACATCAACAAGCTCGTCCCCGGCGACAAGGTCGTGGTGGAGACCAGCTCCACGTACTACACCTACGAGGTCACCAGCTTCCTGCCGCAGACCTCGCCGTCCAACATCGGGGTCATCAAACCGGTGCCGGCCGGCTCGGGGTTCACCAGGCCCGGCCGCTACATCACGCTGACCACCTGCACCCCGGAGTTCACCAGCACCTACCGGATGATCGTCTGGGGCAAGATGGTCGAGGCCCGGCCGCGCAGCCAGGGCAAGCCGGACGCGCTGGTGCAATGA